The Erigeron canadensis isolate Cc75 chromosome 1, C_canadensis_v1, whole genome shotgun sequence genome segment gatTCTGATTTTTTCGGCGAGTTCAAAAACAGTGTTTATTGGATAGGGTTTGTGCAGAATGTGTTTCTGAGTgttttggtacaagtttcaTGCATTAATTCGAAAAAACAACACAGTtatagtgtttttaattttttcggtgagtttttcaagttttccggcgagtatagatcggattaatttctggtcagggtttgtttgcggtgtgattgtgagtgttttggtagaagtgtgatgttctaattcgaagGAACGAAGGATATATCGGCGtttgaagttttccggcgaagttTGTTGCATTTTCCGATGGTTGTATCGCCGGAGAGGAAGGAGGAGGAGTTGGTCGCTGTCGCCGGTCAGAGATAAAGGTGGAGATGACGGTGGTTCAAGATCTCGTCGCCAGAGAGTGGTTGCCGGAAaagcggggggggggggggggagagagagtcatagtgtgtgtgtgtgtctgtgtTTGGTGAGAGGAAAAAGACAAGGGGAGGGGAAATAAAGGATGGAAATTTATTTTTGAAGGGATAATCTAATGGTCTAGATTTGTCCCCTAGTTTCTAAGGAAAAATCAGGACTCAAATGAACTAATTTCAGTTGAAATACTTTTCAATCCAATAGCTTTTTTTCTTAGTGGTTTTCTCTTcatcaatatattattatttaattaacggaatatatataagagaaagaaaaagaataatagtgactctttatattttctataaaaataaaataaaaaagataggGCGAAATATCAGTAACTTGGGGAAAAAGTTGCCATTCCAGAAAAATAAACTTGGGGAGAAAGTCGGTGTGTGCCCTAAATTAAAAACCCCTCCATACAATCAAACGCACAAATTTTGTTCCATCAAATCATCATCCAAAATTGTTACAAACTCAAATcattcattctttctttcttttgacaTATTAACTTCTCAAATTCCCTACGTTTTATAATTTGGGGGTTTACTAAACaattgattaaaaaatataaaataaaaatccctTCGAGACGCCAAAAATATCGAGTTGAAAGTTTTCTGATTCATTTGAGTTCTTGAGATACACAGCTAAAATGGTTAGTTTTCCATCCTATccttaccttttttttatatatatttttatgtatgcaATATTTCAAtcaaggattttttttttgtttcgtAGGTATATTCGTTTTCTtacaaatttatttgtatgaattTTAGATATTATTTAAGGCTTTCTTCAGGGTTTAGATTATGGGGTTAACTAGTATGCTTCTAGTTCCACCATGATTCTCAGGGGGGAGAGATTTTATATTcaaacatgtgattttcatgGGGGAGTTTAGCAGCATTTTGGTTTTTCCCTTAGATTATACCTACTTCTGAAATAATTATTTTCCAAGAGATATGTTGATAGACAGAAGTCACAGAACCAATAGTTATGATTATAtgccatatatataaaatatatatggaagCAGATTAGCAGTTGTAACCAAGCAGGTTGCATACTTTTACTATTGATAAATATGTGAATAGATAAATAGgtgaaagttattttaggaccactccttattttaggaccaattaggacatgtgttttttgtaacttacacaccaccatcatcatctctgaccaccaccatgatcatctccgaccaccaccatgattttccggcgacggagACCACCggaaatcatttttaaattaacttacacatgtgtaagttaactgaAACATCATTTTCCGGCGACGGCGGTGGTCGCTGGAGCCGGAGGACCATGTTTTTGGTCAGAGATGAtcatggtagtggtggtggtggtcggtgaTGATCATGATGTGGTCCTAATTGGTCCAAAAATAAGgggtggtcctaaaataactcacccctaaataaatatgtgtgtgtgtatatatatatgtatatcatacGGAGTCTAACGCTTGAACTGGCCATCAGACGAGCGTGTTTGTGGCAGGACTTGCGGTTGCTACAGGTGCTACTGCAGCTCGTTACGGCATCGTAGCTTGGAATTCTATGAAGTCTGGAGCTTTTAGCAAGCTTTTCAAAGGAGGGTTAGAACGCCAGTTTTACAAAGGAGGGTTTGAACCTCATATGACTAGAAGAGAAGCCGCTCTTATTCTTGGAATCAGGTATATGCTTTTTGCTTGACCTCTACTGCTGATCTTATATGAAATACTCAATTTGATTATGAACTAAAAGGGGGTGTTTCGATGTGGGTTGTTTTATGAATATCGATCGCGATTTGTTGTTATTTTGAGTTGAAATTTTAAGATTTAGGACAATTGTAATAGAGAGGATTTTTCTACTACTTCAGAATTTGTGTTTCTTATTTCACAAACTAAATTCgttcttttgtattttattattgtatagGGAAAGTAGGGCAACAGATAAGATAATAAGGGATGCATATCGAAAGGTGATGGTTGCAAACCATCCAGATGCTGGCGGCAGTCACTATCTCGCTTCCAAAATTGGTGAAGCAAAAgatatgatgatgaagaagtcaAGGAACCCTGACTCTGCTTTCTAATCTCCAACATGAAAGCCTTTTTTTTGTCAGTCAATCAATTGATTGTATCGGAAAATGTTATGTGCTGCGGCTCTTAGGTATAATGTTTCTTGAAATGATCCATGGAATGGAAACAACCGTGTACTAATCTATTTTGGGAGTTTATTAACGCTGTTGGTCTTGGTTACAACCACTAGGCTGTATGTATAAGAGCGACCTTTCTTTTTTGCAAAGCTTTCTTTGGATATGGTGACATACGATTAGATGGCTACTTTTAGGATTTTGAGCTTTGGCAGGGCAACTATTGTGGCAATAAGTATTTATGTTGATCATTGTTCTGTTATGGGTCATAAACTTCTTCAGGAATCTTTTGGGTTAGTTACCATTGTATGTCCTATTTAATTGTTTAATGCAATATAGAAAGTAATCtgcaacatatatattattttagatGGCCATAATTGTGAGCCTGTAGCCTTAAACTGAGGGAATACCAGACAAGTCTACTTATAAGAAGCACTTGACTTTAGCTTCAGCAACAGGTTTTAAGGAGGGCACATATTAATCGACAAAACTAGGAGAAATGTGTAAAACAGCATAAAGTGCAAGTCAGATGCCCAATTACATAAAAAAGCCACGTAACGTAATAGCTTCGTGTATAGAGACATTAGCCTAAACAGTTCTGACCCAAAAACGAGTGCAAACAAGTAGTGTCAAAACAGACCCAATTCACCTATAACTGTCATGTGAACAAAGACTAAACTTCTAAAGGTTACTGGTAACTACACTCTACCTTTCTTAACCAAGACCGATTGAACCTGTGAGGTATATGTACTTCGTAATCAAAATGTGTAAAGGGGCGGGATTAACGTCATTGGACAGTTTTAACTTTGAGGAAGTATAGTTTGGGAAAATTGGACAGTTCTAACTTTGTCCCCCTTCTTTCACAGTGCTCTCTAAAGGAGCTTGCTCAAGGAGTCCAATGGGGCCTTGTGGTTCTCCAAAGAGGATCGACATAATTGTTCTATGACATTCATCAC includes the following:
- the LOC122610323 gene encoding mitochondrial import inner membrane translocase subunit TIM14-3-like gives rise to the protein MTSVFVAGLAVATGATAARYGIVAWNSMKSGAFSKLFKGGLERQFYKGGFEPHMTRREAALILGIRESRATDKIIRDAYRKVMVANHPDAGGSHYLASKIGEAKDMMMKKSRNPDSAF